CATTTGcctcccactcccttatgcgcgtttacccggatgggggagtagaTTCTTTATTGTTGCACTAAACGACTTAAattttttttgggtttttctTTGTTTTGTTGCCCTCTAGCCCCGGGGTCTGATGAGTACAAGACTCCGTAGTTGATAATCCTTTGATTTTAGTCCAAGGTGGGGTTCCTTGAACTATTTGGAAGAAAAAATttgggggttttctttgatttgttgcCCTCTACCCCCGGGGTCCGATGAGTATAAGACTCCGGGGTTGATAGTTCTTTGATTTGAGTCCAAGGAGGGGTTTCTTGAACTATTTGGAAGAAATTTTTTgggtttttctttgatttgttgcCCTCTAACCCCGGAGTCTAATGAGTAtaagactccggggttgacttgtttagtcctttttgatctaaaatttgaatttttgataAGGTTTGGTGGATAAGGACAAGCTGACATTTGATTTGACCAAACTCTGAAAAGTGGATGCTAAAAATCCGGGTTGTCAGAAGGATGTTGGGATTCCAGCCGAACTCACAGATACATgcgtatatatatgtatgtatatttgAGTGTATAAAGCGGTGGCCTTCCCCTTTTATCTTAAAAAGTCGTGCCACGACATAATTACAGTAGGTGTAATAATTGTTGCGGTTAGGATTTTCGATACCAATCAAGAGGCGCCACGTGGTGCTGACGTCATGTGACCGCTCACTCTCTTCTCTTGTCTATAAATACTCCCCCCctccttttttttcttttacgCATACACTTAGTCGAGGGCAAAGAGAGAGCAAAACATAGATTTATATTGGAGATTTTCGAAGCTTTTCTTCTTCAAGCCTTCATATTTCCTcctgctaattgtaaatatttatGCTCTTCTTGTTTTCTTCTTGCTTTTTTATGCCATGCATGCTATCATTTTTGTGCGAGTTTTTGCCCCAATACTCTTCATTTTTGTTTGTGTTTTGCGACTGTTTAGTCATTTTGGACTTAAATTTCTGTAGTTGTTTGGTTTATTATGGTGTTTTGTGGTGATTTTGTGTAAACAAACTCGATTTTGGTAGTTTTTTGTGCGAAAATATGGGTTTTTAGTAGTGTAAAAGGTTGTTGAGCCCGGGATATGTTCTTGGTTTATGTTTTTGTCAATAGATGTATATATGTCTTACAAATCTTGTTTTTTTATCTTTGATTTTTGTAGAATATGTTTCTGAATTTGTCtcgttttttgttttgtttttgtgttCGGGTGTGGCATTGACTCCGGGGTGCGTATATATAAATTTATAGTATATGCAAGGTAGGAGATTTAAGCAGACAGCTAACCTTAAAAAATGGAACCCGGATATACCTGAATTTATAGGTGACATAATACCCAATTCATCTTCTTTCTCATCTAGTAGCGATTCAATTGAGATGCTTCCCCGAGCTGAGAGACATGTTCAAGTATTGGTCGAGACCTTACTTTTAGGCTCCGGGGGTACTATGTCCAATCCGGATGGGTCTTGGGAGGATGTGGACCATTACTTTGTCCAGTGCCGGAGAGACCCTAAACCCTTAGGCTTTTATTATTGAGACTTATCTGAGGTGTCTGGGGGCCCGGAGGGATTAGATGGTAGGGAACCCTATGATTAGGCGGCCATGGACATGCTATTTTACAACGCCCCGGGGACCCGATATGAATGCGGGCCTGTACATAAGGAGATTGGGGAAAAATATACTGACGCCGAGGTGGATGGCGCCCTTAGGCTTTCCTTTAACCTCGGGGAGGAGTACGAGTGGAGATGGTCCGAGGAGAATGAGAGGGTTTATCACAGACCGGCGGGGGCTATGTCGGGATACCTTTAGAGCATCTCCGGGGTATGCGCCTAGGGCTACATCAATTCACCGAATCCCTCTGCCGGGATGTGTATGAGATTCCCTTCACACAATTGGCCCTGAACTCTGTGAAGTGGATTAGCTGGTTCCTGGCGTGTTACCATGCCAAAGATTACTTGCCCACTTTTAGACTCTTCCATCACCTCTTCAAGATTAAGAGATCTACTAATAGTCCAATATATAAGTTCCTGTTTAGGATTGAAGACTGTGGTTATCCATCACACAAAATGGTTCTCCCAGTTAGCATGTTAACTTCTCTCAAGGGTTGGCACCGGGAGTTCATATTCGTCCGGGGTGGGGATCTGGAGTTCATGCCACTccataaatttgaattaaaaacaaataaatttcaGGTCCAGCGGCTCGGGCAAGGAGCTCTCAAGATGGTGTATGCCTTCTGTGGGGCACTCGGAGCACAGTGGACCCGAGACTCTTTTAATAATAATGAAAATATGCATGTTGCTGGATCTAAGTCTTTTTCCTTAGCTTTTACTCTGCTCTTTATTACTTTTTACTCTCTTCAATCTGGGGCTGACGTTTGAACTGTTGAAATTTCAAGTATCCCGAAGTTGATTCCATATCCAAGCAACATGTCTGCTCAGCTGAAGGACTTAGTTTCCAAGTACAGGAGAATCAGTGGCCTGAATAGTTTAGACACCGGGAAGAAAAAGGTTGGTGAGGGAGAGGAAGGTGGTTCTGGTGCCTGGAAGGCTGCGCCGACTCGTCCGGGGAGGACTACGATTGTGATTAACGAGCCCCAGGCCGAGGTCTTAAGGGAGACAGAGAAGGAGAAGGTCCCGGTGCCTAGGAAGAGAAAGAACGCCCCGGTGGAGTCCGGAGAGAAGGATAGTGGGGGTTCGGATAGTCGAGCTTCGAAGAAGGTCACGACCGAGTTGGCTCTGGACACTCCGAAGACCCTCAAGGCCCTGTTTGCTAGTTTTACTCCGTAGACACACCGGAAGGAGTTGTTTTGAAAATTATGCCAGTACTGCCGAGAGGAAGAAATATCGGAAGGAGCCTCTCGAGGATTTTCTGGTTTCTCTGCAGGAGGATGTGACTGCTATGAGTTCTTGCCTTATTGTTTTTTGTACTTGTCTTTTTCTGCTTTATATCCTCTAGTATTGACATGCAATTTTTGCAGGCTAACTCCCGGGTCGCTGGGTTGGTTTGTATTACCCGGAGTCTGAAGGCAAAAGCTGACGCCGATGATGTTTCCAAGACCGAGGTCGAGAATCTGGTCTGGGATATCAAGGACCTGAAGGAGGCTAATGCTAAGGAAGCTGCGACTTATAAGAAGATTCTGGATGAGATAAGGGGGAGGTAGGACAGGGATGAAGCTTCTGTCCGGGAGATGAGGAAAGGGAATCAGAGGCTGAGAGATGATTTTGATGTTAGGCCCACTCTGGAGGAGGTTCTGGCCGGCTTCCGTGGCACCCCTGCTTACTTTGAGGAGTTTAATGACAAGGTGCTGGAAAAGATCCAGATCTGCTGGATGGTTGCCTCCCGGTACCTCGCCGAAAATCCCGGGGGTACCATCGATGTTTTCCTTGAGAAGTACATTTAAGAGGAGACCCGGATGGAGAATGAATCCAACGCCATCTTGGCTAGGGAATCCGGAGCCGGACCATCCACCAATGCGCCTCATCTGCCCGAATCCCCTCTAGCTCAACAACCTCCTCTCCCCCAGGATGACCCGGAGCAGCCTCCTTCTCCTCCCCCCGAGCCAGCAGCAAAAGATTAGATTAAATATCTGGAATTTGTGGCTTGTAATTTTACTTGACGTTTTTAAGTATTTTTCGAACTTAGCCTTTTGGCTACTTTGCTTTGTATGTATCTCGAACATATTTCATTTTATCCCCGGGGTAGGTTTCCCCGGGTTTATTTTAATGCATATGTGTTTTTCCTGCATTTTATTGTTTTTCATTTGGATTTGAACTTAAAGAATTTACTTATATATGGGTTGTGACCCTTTTCTGACCCCGGGTTGGGCCGAATATCAAACGTATGAAACTTTTGAAGTACATGCGGGTTGTGACTTGTTTCTGACCCCGGGTTGGGGTAAATTTCTAATTTtaagaaatttttctaagtacacatgggttgtgtttTTTGACCCCGGGATGGGTTAAAATTTCTAATTTtaagaaatttttctaagtacacatgggctgtgttttttGACCTCGGGATGGGGTAAAATTTCTAATTTTAAGAAATTTTTCTAAGCACACAAGAGTTATGTTTTTTgaccccgggatggggtaaaaTTTCTAATTTTAAGAAATTTTTCTAAGTGGCGAGTTTATTTAAATCATGCATTCGGGTGTGCATGCATGTGAAAAGAGGTTAAACAAACTATATAATAAAATTTCTTTAAGCTATGGGATGCTCAAAATAACGCTTTTTATTCAAATTGAAATATAGTAGAGATTACATTCTGGGGTGAACGAAAACAGAATTTATATCAAGATATCATAGTTCAAACATAGAGATGATCGCAGAATGTGCACCTTTCAATtactggtagaatttccttaACCGGGCCCCGTGCCAGGTGTTCGGGACCTCAGTATCATTGAGATAGCTTAGATTGTACGTTCGCATTCATAACACCTCTTTAACCTTCTAAGGCCCCTCCCAGTTTGGTTGTAGTTTGCCTTGATTTGTTGGGTCCAAAACTTCGGTGTCCCGGAGCACCAGATCTCCTCCTTCATATTCCCTGATCTTAGTTTTCCTTGTAAAATAGAGCTTTGTCTTTTCCTTGTAGCTTTCCATATTTGCCACAGCCCGGTCTCTTACTTCATCCAAGAGCTCCAGGTTGGTTTTGAGGGCTTCAATATTTGAGACTTCATCAAAATTGACAACTTTGTGGGAGGGGGATCCGGTTTCCACTAGTAGTCGGGCCTCGGTGCCATAGGCAAGCTTGAAAGGAGTTTCTCCGGTTCCTGTCATGGGGGTGGTCCTGTAGGACCACAATACTTTCGGGAGCTCATCTGGCCAGTTCTTTTTAGATTCCTCCAATCTTTTTTCAGGCCCCGGAGTATGGTCTTGTTGGGGACCTCTACTTGTCCATTTCCCTGGGGTGGGCCACGAATGCTCTTTTATGCTTGATTCCGAGCTCTTTCAAATATGCTTCAAAGTCTGATCCAACAAACTGTGGTCCTTTATCCAAGATCAAAACCATCAgtatcccgaacctcatcacGATTGAATCCATAAATTTGATGCAGTCCTGCTGATTGATGATTCTCGTGGACTTGGCCTCTGCCCatttggtcatgtagttaatgaaagga
This genomic interval from Apium graveolens cultivar Ventura chromosome 8, ASM990537v1, whole genome shotgun sequence contains the following:
- the LOC141679396 gene encoding uncharacterized protein LOC141679396, translating into MTKWAEAKSTRIINQQDCIKFMDSIVMRFGILMVLILDKGPQFVGSDFEAYLKELGIKHKRAFVAHPREMDKTTPMTGTGETPFKLAYGTEARLLVETGSPSHKVVNFDEVSNIEALKTNLELLDEVRDRAVANMESYKEKTKLYFTRKTKIREYEGGDLVLRDTEVLDPTNQGKLQPNWEGP